A region from the Sebastes umbrosus isolate fSebUmb1 chromosome 18, fSebUmb1.pri, whole genome shotgun sequence genome encodes:
- the LOC119477146 gene encoding kunitz-type protease inhibitor 1-like isoform X1 → MPPSSSSCSSFLLLLLLLLLPHLRPTGAAGDADCSGVFRAGQENFVLDAEDAVESGAKLLSTAHVISEEACRSACCDDPRCNLALLEPRGTAAAAGAAAAAGAAGAAGAENRTCVLFNCVHRNRFVCRFVNQPGYLSYIRESTFKKHLQGPGESAPGPGTPGPGEQAPPIAIASRDVVVQPGEVVTLSGIQSLVLGDAHIDRYRWTQQSGDAGVLKEKTDLPDQVQLSNLQPGSYVFQLTVTDSNDQFHSAKVTVLVLSPQLSSLYCLAPMKVGPCRAAFPRWRYDAAKGECEKFVFGGCKGNNNNFLSEDDCSSACNGVTAATQRGVTLPTAEECNSACRPTQLICDSGCCLDRGLECDGVTQCSDGSDENHCSKLNQTLNNLLNIDVNQRKARCAEPPMTGPCRASFTRWYYDPLIRKCSRFTYGGCEGSENNFEEEDKCSKTCRGVTERNVFFKGVFDRFGADDDETDSGNIALAVCLSVAILALLAVLTYCFLKSRKKRAQRSSATTAAHVVLSEQDTLVYNTTTKPV, encoded by the exons AtgcctccatcctcctcttcctgctcttccttcctcctcctcctcctcctcctcctcctccctcacctaCGGCCCACCGGAGCGGCAGGTGACGCGGACTGTAGCGGTGTGTTCCGCGCCGGTCAGGAGAACTTCGTGCTGGACGCGGAGGACGCGGTGGAGAGCGGCGCGAAGCTGCTGTCCACCGCGCATGTGATCTCCGAGGAGGCCTGTAGGAGCGCGTGCTGCGACGACCCGCGCTGCAACCTGGCGCTGCTGGAGCCGCGCGGCACCGCAGCAGCGGCAGGAGCGGCAGCAGCGGCAGGAGCGGCAGGAGCGGCAGGAGCGGAAAACCGCACCTGCGTCCTGTTCAACTGCGTCCACAGAAACCGCTTCGTCTGCAGGTTCGTGAACCAGCCCGGATACCTGAGCTACATCAGAGAGTCCACGTTCAAGAAGCACCTCCAGGGACCAGGTGAGTCCGCACCTGGACCAGGAACACCTGGACCAG GTGAACAGGCTCCGCCCATCGCCATCGCAAGCCGTGACGTCGTCGTTCAGCCCGGCGAGGTGGTGACGCTCAGCGGCATCCAGAGCCTAGTGCTGGGGGACGCCCACATTGACAGGTACCGCTGGACTCAGCAGAGCGGAGACGCCGGCGTCTTGAAGGAG AAGACCGATCTACCTGACCAGGTGCAACTCTCCAACCTGCAGCCGGGCTCGTACGTCTTCCAGCTGACCGTCACCGACTCCAACGACCAATTTCACTCTGCCAAGGTCACCGTCCTCGTCCTCAGCCCGCAGCTGTCCAGCT TGTACTGTCTGGCCCCGATGAAGGTTGGCCCGTGTCGCGCTGCGTTTCCTCGCTGGCGTTACGACGCTGCGAAGGGCGAATGTGAGAAGTTTGTGTTCGGAGGCTGTaaaggaaacaacaacaacttcctgtccGAGGACGATTGTTCGTCTGCCTGCAACGGAGTCACAG CGGCTACACAGAGGGGCGTCACTCTGCCTACCGCTG aggaGTGTAATTCAGCGTGTAGACCCACTCAGTTGATCTGCGACAGCGGCTGCTGTCTGGACAGAGGTCTGGAGTGTGACGGCGTGACGCAGTGCAGCGACGGCTCAGACGAGAACCACTGCAGCAAAC tgaACCAGACCTTGAACAACCTGCTGAACATTGACGTGAACCAGAGGAAAG cACGGTGCGCGGAGCCCCCCATGACCGGTCCGTGTCGGGCCAGTTTCACCCGCTGGTACTACGACCCTCTGATCAGGAAGTGCTCCCGCTTCACCTACGGCGGCTGTGAAGGAAGCGAAAACAACTTTGAGGAAGAAGACAAGTGCAGCAAGACCTGCAGAGGAGTGACCG agCGTAACGTGTTCTTCAAAGGGGTGTTTGACCGTTTCGGGGCAGATGATGATGAAACTGACTCAG GAAACATAGCGCTGGCCGTCTGTCTGTCGGTGGCCATCTTGGCTCTGTTGGCCGTCCTGACCTACTGCTTCCTCAAGTCTAGGAAGAAGCGCGCCCAAAGGTCCTCCGCCACAACCGCCGCCCATGTGGTGCTGTCGGAGCAGGACACGCTCGTTTACAACACTACCACCAAACCTGTGTGA
- the LOC119477146 gene encoding kunitz-type protease inhibitor 1-like isoform X2, whose translation MPPSSSSCSSFLLLLLLLLLPHLRPTGAAGDADCSGVFRAGQENFVLDAEDAVESGAKLLSTAHVISEEACRSACCDDPRCNLALLEPRGTAAAAGAAAAAGAAGAAGAENRTCVLFNCVHRNRFVCRFVNQPGYLSYIRESTFKKHLQGPGEQAPPIAIASRDVVVQPGEVVTLSGIQSLVLGDAHIDRYRWTQQSGDAGVLKEKTDLPDQVQLSNLQPGSYVFQLTVTDSNDQFHSAKVTVLVLSPQLSSLYCLAPMKVGPCRAAFPRWRYDAAKGECEKFVFGGCKGNNNNFLSEDDCSSACNGVTAATQRGVTLPTAEECNSACRPTQLICDSGCCLDRGLECDGVTQCSDGSDENHCSKLNQTLNNLLNIDVNQRKARCAEPPMTGPCRASFTRWYYDPLIRKCSRFTYGGCEGSENNFEEEDKCSKTCRGVTERNVFFKGVFDRFGADDDETDSGNIALAVCLSVAILALLAVLTYCFLKSRKKRAQRSSATTAAHVVLSEQDTLVYNTTTKPV comes from the exons AtgcctccatcctcctcttcctgctcttccttcctcctcctcctcctcctcctcctcctccctcacctaCGGCCCACCGGAGCGGCAGGTGACGCGGACTGTAGCGGTGTGTTCCGCGCCGGTCAGGAGAACTTCGTGCTGGACGCGGAGGACGCGGTGGAGAGCGGCGCGAAGCTGCTGTCCACCGCGCATGTGATCTCCGAGGAGGCCTGTAGGAGCGCGTGCTGCGACGACCCGCGCTGCAACCTGGCGCTGCTGGAGCCGCGCGGCACCGCAGCAGCGGCAGGAGCGGCAGCAGCGGCAGGAGCGGCAGGAGCGGCAGGAGCGGAAAACCGCACCTGCGTCCTGTTCAACTGCGTCCACAGAAACCGCTTCGTCTGCAGGTTCGTGAACCAGCCCGGATACCTGAGCTACATCAGAGAGTCCACGTTCAAGAAGCACCTCCAGGGACCAG GTGAACAGGCTCCGCCCATCGCCATCGCAAGCCGTGACGTCGTCGTTCAGCCCGGCGAGGTGGTGACGCTCAGCGGCATCCAGAGCCTAGTGCTGGGGGACGCCCACATTGACAGGTACCGCTGGACTCAGCAGAGCGGAGACGCCGGCGTCTTGAAGGAG AAGACCGATCTACCTGACCAGGTGCAACTCTCCAACCTGCAGCCGGGCTCGTACGTCTTCCAGCTGACCGTCACCGACTCCAACGACCAATTTCACTCTGCCAAGGTCACCGTCCTCGTCCTCAGCCCGCAGCTGTCCAGCT TGTACTGTCTGGCCCCGATGAAGGTTGGCCCGTGTCGCGCTGCGTTTCCTCGCTGGCGTTACGACGCTGCGAAGGGCGAATGTGAGAAGTTTGTGTTCGGAGGCTGTaaaggaaacaacaacaacttcctgtccGAGGACGATTGTTCGTCTGCCTGCAACGGAGTCACAG CGGCTACACAGAGGGGCGTCACTCTGCCTACCGCTG aggaGTGTAATTCAGCGTGTAGACCCACTCAGTTGATCTGCGACAGCGGCTGCTGTCTGGACAGAGGTCTGGAGTGTGACGGCGTGACGCAGTGCAGCGACGGCTCAGACGAGAACCACTGCAGCAAAC tgaACCAGACCTTGAACAACCTGCTGAACATTGACGTGAACCAGAGGAAAG cACGGTGCGCGGAGCCCCCCATGACCGGTCCGTGTCGGGCCAGTTTCACCCGCTGGTACTACGACCCTCTGATCAGGAAGTGCTCCCGCTTCACCTACGGCGGCTGTGAAGGAAGCGAAAACAACTTTGAGGAAGAAGACAAGTGCAGCAAGACCTGCAGAGGAGTGACCG agCGTAACGTGTTCTTCAAAGGGGTGTTTGACCGTTTCGGGGCAGATGATGATGAAACTGACTCAG GAAACATAGCGCTGGCCGTCTGTCTGTCGGTGGCCATCTTGGCTCTGTTGGCCGTCCTGACCTACTGCTTCCTCAAGTCTAGGAAGAAGCGCGCCCAAAGGTCCTCCGCCACAACCGCCGCCCATGTGGTGCTGTCGGAGCAGGACACGCTCGTTTACAACACTACCACCAAACCTGTGTGA